In a genomic window of Lepisosteus oculatus isolate fLepOcu1 chromosome 5, fLepOcu1.hap2, whole genome shotgun sequence:
- the mthfs gene encoding 5-formyltetrahydrofolate cyclo-ligase: protein MSALRAAKQALRVDIKKRIATIDDQEKCRQSKIVTQMLIKHPQYQRSQRIAVFLSMHDEVRTEEIIEDIFRKEKVCFIPKYQSKSNHMDMLKLTAAQDIQALPVTSWNIRQPGDNEEREEALATGGLDLILMPGLGFDRSGNRLGRGKGYYDTYLQRCMQYPKGKPYTIGLAFKEQVCTAVPVDENDIRIDEILFEDK, encoded by the exons ATGTCCGCCCTGAGAGCCGCTAAACAGGCCCTGAGGGTCGATATAAAGAAAAGAATCGCTACGATAGATGACCAGGAAAAATGTCGGCAGTCTAAGATCGTCACTCAAATG CTCATTAAGCATCCTCAGTACCAGCGCTCCCAGAGGATTGCAGTGTTTCTCAGTATGCATGATGAGGTCCGCACTGAGGAGATCATTGAGGACAtcttcagaaaagaaaaagtgtGCTTCATACCCAAGTACCAGTCGAAAAGTAACCACATGGATATGTTGAAGCTGACTGCTGCCCAGGACATCCAGGCTCTACCAGTCACCTCTTGGAACATCCGGCAGCCTGGAGATaatgaagagagagaggaagcgCTGGCCACAG GTGGGCTGGACTTAATCCTGATGCCTGGGCTGGGGTTTGACCGCAGTGGGAACCGGCTGGGCCGTGGTAAGGGATACTACGACACCTACCTGCAGCGCTGCATGCAGTACCCTAAGGGCAAGCCCTACACGATTGGGCTGGCCTTCAAAGAGCAGGTCTGCACGGCGGTCCCAGTAGATGAAAACGACATACGGATCGATGAAATCCTGTTTGAGGACAAATGA